In a genomic window of Amblyomma americanum isolate KBUSLIRL-KWMA chromosome 4, ASM5285725v1, whole genome shotgun sequence:
- the LOC144128107 gene encoding uncharacterized protein LOC144128107 produces the protein MDLSVAQSTLLLEEYYLLEKKKLLLSGTPGRVSVLADDRAGALPPYFSPQQLLLMEEYLLLEKKKILLSAPVPRRWWTRPIWQNRKEESVFYTVMPLLISGDPEYFKKYYRMTPEKFEGLHSLLEEHLTKPYVVREPLPSRARLAITLRYLVSGMYMQDVALEFRVGISTVSATVHSTCRLLWTTLQHLYLKVATTEKWEEVARGFKEKCNFPNCVGAVDGTFKSRPLHTQAASTTTTKRCVENTFGVMVSRFRVFRRSINLLPSNVDYVVMACCVLHNFLRDDVVYMSATSDDEPQDAANVQLCSDGGSSMLDLQPPCGHNYSRTAAETRDLFSCYFSSPCGAVPWQRTSAGLRN, from the exons ATGGACCTGTCAGTAGCGCAAAGTACTTTGCTTCTCGAGGAGTACTACCTCCTCGAAAAGAAAAAGCTGTTGCTGAGCGGTACGCCAGGGAGAGTTTCGGTTCTAGCAGACGACCGAGCGGGCGCTCTACCACCGTATTTCAGCCCGCAGCAGCTTTTGCTAATGGAAGAGTATCTCCTTCTGGAGAAGAAAAAGATTCTATTGAGCGCTCCTGTGCCCAGGCGGTGGTGGACGCGGCCGATATGGCAAAACCGCAAGGAAGAGTCAGTGTTCTACACAGTG ATGCCTTTGCTTATATCTGGCGACCCCGAATACTTCAAGAAATATTATAGAATGACGCCTGAGAAGTTTGAGGGGTTGCACTCGCTCCTTGAGGAGCATCTAACAAAGCCTTATGTTGTGCGTgagccactgccgtcgcgagcaCGGCTGGCAATAACGCTCAG atacctGGTTTCAGGTATGTACATGCAGGATGTGGCCTTGGAATTCCGTGTGGGGATATCTACAGTATCCGCTACAGTGCATTCGACATGCAGACTGCTGTGGACAACATTGCAGCATTTGTATCTCAAG GTGGCAACAACTGAAAAATGGGAGGAAGTTGCCAGGGGTTTCAAGGAGAAGTGCAACTTCCCAAATTGTGTCGGAGCAGTAGACGGCACATTCAAATCCAGGCCCCTCCACACTCAGGCAGCCTCTACTACAACTACAAA GAGGTGCGTGGAAAATACCTTTGGTGTTATGGTGTCGCGGTTTCGCGTCTTTCGACGCAGCATCAACCTTCTACCAAGCAATGTCGACTATGTTGTGATGGCATGTTGTGTGCTTCACAACTTTCTTCGAGACGATGTCGTGTACATGTCTGCAACTTCTGATGACGAACCTCAAGATGCAGCCAATGTTCAATTGTGTTCAGATGGCGGATCGAGTATGCTTGATCTTCAGCCACCATGTGGACACAACTACAGCCGGACAGCTGCAGAAACCAGGGATttgttttcttgttatttttcaagcccttgtggtgctgtgccgtggcagcgaacaTCTGCTGGCCTGCGCAATTAG
- the LOC144128108 gene encoding uncharacterized protein LOC144128108, translating to MQLKGGWKDCQQHRTFAVIGSSMGDIKKIIVAVDSVEFISTGSLEKAIGLLLGAFFVFNVAYPPDCPLTMEFLQRYLGQINPTKGRGKGRACGIAPKLLSLLKAP from the exons ATGCAGTTGAAGGGGGGCTGGAAGGACTGCCAACAACACCGCACCTTTGCTGTGATTG gatcAAGCATGGGGGACATAAAGAAGATCATCGTTGCAGTGGATTCTGTAGAATTCATTTCTACAGGAAGTCTTGAGAAGGCCATTGGCCTCCTCCTTGGTGCCTTCTTTGTGTTCAACGTTGCGTACCCTCCCGACTGCCCCCTCACCATGGAGTTTTTGCAGAG gtaccttgggcagatcaacccaacgaaagggcgcggcaaaggcagGGCCTGCGGAATCGCACCAAAGTTGCTGAGCCTGCTGAAGGCACCTtaa